The genomic DNA TTGTAAAATTGCAGCAACAAACCTTTCAAAAGGAAAACCAGTTGGTCCTAATTCGTAAATGGCTTTTTTTAATTTATATTTAGATGCATAGATAGATTTCTTCTTTTTTAATAATGCAAATGCTCTATTATAAATTTCTTTTGTAGAAATATCTTGATACAATTCATCTCTCACTACATTTATAATTTGTGAGATACTCTTCTCATCGGCTCCACTATGTCGTAACGAGTTCTTTAATTTAGGAACTGAAAATTTTGCGCGCTCGCCAGATGCTTTAAGTATTGTAAATTCCTCTTTTTTCATATATATGATTTTAGCATTCTAGTTTCTTAAATAGTTTAATACTACTGTAAGTATATTGGCATTTTGATCTATACCTTTTACCATTGGGTTTGAGAAAACGTCTCCAAATAAACTCTGTTTAATGTTTATAAAAATAATCACCTCGTTTTCCCAACTCTTTGTAAAACAAGACTCGCAAACTATCTTGAGTTGAATTTTAATTATAAAGCAACACATTAGTCCATTTAAAAGATTATTAATAAGTCAAACAAATATTAATTTTACTTTTATTTGAATTCAGCGATTAACAATATTTAGTTCTCAATAATTTTTTTCTTCTCTTGAAACTCTTCCTTATTTATTTCTCCTGAAGCAAAACGCTTCTTTAAGATATCGAGTGGTGTGTCTTTTTTTGCTCTTTCTCCTGGGATTTTGTAGGGTGTAGCGAAAATCCAAAATAGAACGATTATCCACATAATCCACCAGAAAAAATGCATTCCTACAAATTGGTAATTGTCATAATTCATCATAATTTCATTTATTTAAAAGGTTCATATAAAATTATTTTTATTGTATTTTTTTTGAAGGGTTTTTTATTTCTTCAAAATAGCTTTTAACACTTCTTCTTTTCCTAATTTTTTAGTACAGAAAAACCAGTCCTTACATTCCAACTCATCCTTAGAAGTCATTCTTTCTTCGGCAACACCACAGGTTCCCGCAGGCGAAACAATTACATCATCGCCAGGATTCCAATCTGCTGGAGTTGCTACATTAAAAGCATCAGCTGTTTGCATTGCAATCAATGCTCTATAAATCTCATCAAAATTTCTTCCTAAGCTTAGCGGATAATAAATAAGGGCTCTAACAATACTATTTGGATCAATAAAAAACACTGCTCTTACCGCTTGCGTTTTACTTTCACCAGGTTGAATCATTCCATACTTTTTAGCCACTTCCATCGTAATATCTTCAATTAAAGGAAACTTGACTTCTACATTCTTCATTCCATTAAATTCAATTTTATCTTTAATAGTTCGTAACCAAGCAATATGACTGTATAAACCATCAATAGACAAACCAACTAATTGACAATTCGCTTTATTAAATTTACTTTCTAAATGTGCAAACGTTATAAATTCTGAAGTACAAACAGGTGTAAAATCTGCTGGGTGACTAAACAAGATTACCCATTTTCCGATATAATCTTCTGGAAAATTAATTGCTCCTTGTGTTGTAACGGCTTTAAATTGAGGTGCTGCGTCTCCTATTCTAGGCAGTGAAGTAATCTGTTCTGTTTCTTGTGTTGCTTCCATTTCTATTGTATTAATTCATATTGATAAAAACCAAAGTTACAGACACAAACTATGAATTGAAATGACATATATCAGCTTTATTAAATATTTGAAAATCAAATTAGTAAAAGATGCCTTATGTCATTTTAAATGGCGTAGATTGTAGAACTAAATACCAATAAAAGTGAGTAACCAATTACAAGATACAGACCTATTTCAAAGTATATTTCATTCATCTGTGGAAGGTATTTTAGTAGTAGATGCAGAAGGTGTCATTATTAAAGCCAATCCAGCTAGCGAACAACTCTTTGGCTATAAGATTGGAGAACTAATAGAAAAAAAAGTAGAAAGTCTTATTCCTGAAAAATTCAAAAAAAACCATAAAAGCCATAGAGAAGGTTATATAATAAAGCCAAAGGCAAGACGTATGGGACAAGATTTAGAGCTGTGGGGATTAAAAAAAGATGGCTCTCAATTTCAATTAGAAATAAGTTTAAGCCCTGCTACAGTAAAGGAGGAACATGTTGTAATAGCCTTTATAATTGATGTTACAGAACTTAAAAAAACAGAAAAAAACCTAACAATTAGCCAAGCTCAACTAAAATCTTATTCTGAAGAGTTAGAGGAAAAAGTTACCAGCAGAACAAATGAACTGACCACTACGGTTCAAAAATTGGTGGCATCTAATTTAAATCTCGAAGATCAGATGCAAGAAACCAAGGAAGCAGAGAAAAATGCTGCTGCTAGCAAATCCTTATCCTCTGCAATTGCTAAGAGCTTTCCTAATGGTTTTATTATTGTTTTTAACGCTAGTTTAGAAATGCTACTTATAGAAGGAGAAGCTATTATACAATTAGGGTTAAATAAAATGTATTTTGAAAATGCCAATGTTAATGACATTTCCATCTTTTCCGAAAAACAAAAAAACAAACTAAAAAAGGATATCTTAAAAACGATTGCCGGAGAGCACCTTCGTTTCGAAATAGTATATAAAAATAAATATTTCTCTGTAAACACCATTCCCTTACTCGATGATGATACTATTATTTCTAGCGCCTTATTTGTATATAGTAATATTACTGAACAAAAAAAAATCGAAAGAGATGCTAAGAATGCATTAAAAAAAGAACAGGAATTGAACGAATTAAAATCTCGTTTTGTTTCTATGGCATCTCACGAATTTAGAACTCCTTTGAGTGCTATACAGACTTCTGCAATTCTTATTGGTAAACAAAATGAAGCTGGTAAGGAACAAAAACGCGAGAAATATGTAACTCAGATAAAGAACAATGTAAAACACTTGGTTGTTATTTTAAACGATTTCTTGTCTCTAAGTAAGTTAGAAGAAGGAAAAGTTATAGTTAATAAGGAATTGTTTGATTTTGTTGCCCTTTCTAAAACATTTATTGAAGAAGTATCTATGACAAAAAAGATAGGAAAGAACCTTATTTTTTCATCACCCGACCACCCTGTTTTTCTTAATCTTGACCCAAAATTAGTTCGCCATATCTTAATGAATTTGGTCTCCAATGCCATTAAATATTCTCCAAAAAACACATATATTATTATTAAAATTGAAGAAAATAACCACTCTGTTTTTCTTGAAGTTAAAGATGAAGGTATTGGAATTCCGGCAGAAGAACAAGACAAATTATTCGACCGATTCTTTAGAGCAAAAAATGCGTATAATATTGAAGGAACAGGTTTAGGGCTAAATATTGTAAAACAATATGTAGAACTTATGAATGGTACCATCGATTTTAAGAGTAAAATAAATACAGGTACTACTTTCTTATTGAAGTTGCCCAAAACTATTAAATAGTGAAATCATGACAAAAATACTTCTAATCGAAGACAATCAAGATGTTCGAGAAAATACGGCAGAAATCTTAGAGTTAGCAAACTATGAGGTTTGCACAGCAGAAAACGGAAAGAAAGGTGTTTCCATGGCGAAACTTACCAAACCCGATATTATTATCTGTGATATTATGATGCCTGAACTTAATGGATATGATGTATTACTGCATCTAAATAAAGATAAAACCACTGCCAGTACTCCTTTTATTTTCTTAACAGCAAAAACAGAAAGAATAGACGTTAGAAAAGGAATGAACCTAGGAGCCGATGATTATCTAACAAAACCTTTTGAAGAAAGAGATTTGTTAGAAGCAGTTGCATCCAGACTTAAAAAACATAACTTTCTTAAAAAAGAGTTCTCTAGAAATATTGAAGGTATCAATCAGTTTTTTGATGAAGTCGCTGCACATGAAGGTATGGAAAGTCTTTCTCAGAATCGTAGCACTGTTAGCTTTAATAAAAAAGCCGTCATCTTTATGGAGGGGAATGCTGCTAACACGCTTTACTTTATACAAAAAGGAGCTATAAAAACATCTAAAACTACTGAGTCTGGTAAATCTTTGGTAACAGGCCTGTTTGGACCAGGACAATTTGTAGGTCAACTTTCTTTACTAACAAATAAAGGTATTTATAGAGATACTGCAACAGTAATAGAACAAGCAGAAGTTTTTGAAATACCCAAAGCCGATTTTACAACGTTGTTATTTGGTGACAAGCTAATTTCAAATAAATTTATCACCATGATTTCTAACGACTTAATTGAGCTTCAAGAACAACTAGTAAATATGGCTTTTTCGACAGTTAAACAACGGTTAGCAAAAGTACTGTTGAATTTATCTAAAAATGAAATACTAAATAATTCTAAAAATAAAGGAATTAATATATCTAGAGAAGATTTAGCAAGTCTAATTGGTACAGCTACTGAAACTGCTATTAGAATGCTAACAGATTTTAAAGAGGAAAAATTAATAACCATAGGTTCTCAAAGAGAAATTATGATAGAAGATATAAGTAACTTAGAAGATATTGCGCTGTTTGGATAAATTAGAATAGTTGACCTTCGTCATTGAAGAAAAGAAATGTTACCATTAATTTAGCAATCCGTAGAAACTAAATTAACATTTTTAACATGCTTTCTAAAGAACGTAAAATACCACAGAAACTATTTGTTATAAAAACCTATCAAAATTTATTACAAATAGAGATAGTCTTAAATAATATTACTCAAAAAAACAACATACCTCTTCAGGTATCGATTCTAGGCCCCCTTACGGCCAATAAAACAATTCCTAAAAAAGAACTTAAAAAGACCATTACCTATATAAAGAAGCAATTAAGTACTGCATTAGGCAAGGAGTTTCAATTTGGTTATTTCCATAACCCAGAAGTTGGTTCTTTATTTATTGCAGGTCATTTAACTCCTACATTTCTTAATAAAGTTGATAAAAGAGAACTCGCTGCATTACCAGCAGGTCTTTCTGGTATCTTTAGAGGATTGGGAACTAATATAGAAAACATCGATAATTATTTAACTGCGTTAAAAAACAACAATTATTGTTTAATCATTCGAGGAGAAAGCAATTTATTAGATGCTGTAAAACCAATACTAAACGCCTGTTAATTTTGGGTGGTGTTCGACTCATCATTTAATAAATAGCCGTTTTGGTCGTTCAAAAAAAAACATAAAATAAGGCGGAACTTCTAATTCTATTAATTAAAAACAGCTAAGATTTCCTTAAACTAAGTACTATTTACTGACGCTGGTCATTTTATTAAGACTTTACTATTTGCAACTTTGTTATTTAATCAACTAAAAAGGTGAAATCTATGGAAACCCAAACTATTCATTATAAAATTCGAAAAGAACTTCGCGTCTCTATAAAGCAAAAATTACCAAACCTTATTAAGTATAAGCAAGAAGATAATGAAGCCGCCTTCTATGATTTGCTCTTAGAGATTTTGCCAGATTTAAGACAATACGTAAATAAAAGAGTTTTGGCGGCGATACAGAAAGGTCATTTTCCAAGAAACAAATATGATCCTAATGATTTTATTGATGAGTTGTTTATTGAAACCTATGATCATATTGAAAACTTTTCTAATGCAGACGAATTTTATATGTGGCTCTACAAAAAGGCCAACGAACTATTAGAGGATGTAATTATCGAAGAAGAATTTGACGAACTTTTTTTCAAGAATATTGATGATTATTCCAAACCTGAATGGGATGCAATGCAGGAAAATTATAGTACAGATGGTGGTGGAGATATACTGATGATTGATGAACTGGATGATATTTCTTACTACCATAATGATTATACCTTAAACCACGTATTTGTAGAAAATAAGGAGAAAGCCTTAATTGAGAAAATAGACAAAGATTTAAATACCAAAGAAATTCAAAATCACATCGCAATGGTGTTGCACAATTTACCACTGGCAATGCGTACTGTTTTTGAACTACACACCAATCAACATTTAGATCTCAAAGAAATTGCACACATAAGAAACACTTCGCTTAAAGAAGTTGAGCAGCTTTTAAAAGATGCAAAAAAAGCGCTGCAAGTCAGTTTTTTCAACAGATATTCTGTCAATTAATAAACGTTCATTATAAATGGATTATAAGGGCTATTATAAAATATTAGAAGTTAGCAAAAATGCCACTGTAAAAAACATCAAAAAAGCATACAGAAAATTAGCAGCCAAACACCATCCTGATAAAAACCCCGACAACAAAGATGCCGAAGAAAATTCAAAGAAATTAATGAGGCAAATGGTGTTTTAAGTAATAAAGAACAACGTGCAAAAGTATGATGCTTTAGGCACCAATTGGGAAGCATACCAACATACTGGTGATGATTGGCCTGATTACGCTAATCGAAGTAAACAAAACGAACGTCCTTCTCAAGGCAATCCTTCAGCTTTTTATGGACAACAATTAAAAATAAAAGGCAAAGGACAACCTAGTGTAAAAGGCGGCAATAGAGGTAATTTATTTATTATTTTAAAAGTACAACAAGATTCTAGATTCCAACGAAATGGAGATCATCTAAGGTATGTAGCAACTGTAGATTTATACACCGCTATTCTTGGTGGTAAAATAGAAGTACCAACGCTTACAGGAACGGTAAAAGTTACGGTACCTAAAGAAAGTGAAACAGGAAAAACACTTAGGTTAAAAGGGAAAGGAATGCCAATATATAGCAAACCGTTACAATTTGGAGATTTATTGGTAAAACTGAATGTAGAATTGCCAAAACAACTTACAAAAGAAGAAGAAATCTTTAAAAAATCACAAAACTTAAGAGAAACACAAACCGTTAATCCAAATTAAAACAGACTATTTATGAGCTTAATAAATGAAAATGTAATACCAGGAAACCATGGAAAAGTATTTAGCACCAATGCAAAGAGTATTCATGATTTAGAGAAAATTAGGGCTAAAATACTAGAGTTAAAAGGTGTTAAAAATGTGTTACTCGATCTTGAAGTGTTTCCTCGAGAATTTACCATTCATACTTCTAAGTTAATTACCATAAACGAAATAGAAGAAAAAGTACTAGCTACAGGTTTCCATGCGATACAGAAAAATGCTTTTGAACTCTAAATTATGAAAAGCTTGTAAAAAATAATTACACTAAAGTGAAAACAAAAAAAACTCATATCATGAAAATTAAAACATCAAATCCAAAACAGAATTATTATTAGTTGCAGGACTAAACGTGCTTCATTTTGAAAGACGAAGTGAAATTCTTTGATAATCTATTAAAGAAAAAAGAAGCTTTAGAAAAAAAGAAACCAGAATATGAGAAGATGTTGAGAAACTTAGACAAAATTCACGCCGACTTATTTGAAGACTTAGAAGATAGTATTATTGAACATGAAAAATTATTATCTAAAATTCAAAAAGGAGAAAAAGGAATCTCTGATAATGATTATCGTGAAAAACACCGTCATATTTTTTTACGTATAGACACTTTTACAAATGACTTTAAAACCTTCAAAGGAATTGTTTTTGAGTATGCAAAAGGGTTGTAATAAAATCACTTTAAAAAACACATCTTATGGAACTAACCCTATATACTAGAAATTATAATACGTCTGATACTATCCAAAACTTTATGGACTTTTATTACAGTCTACAAATGAAGTATTTGGCAAGTGATCTTTTGAAAAAAGGATTATCACCCAAACAAATATCAGATGCCGTAGCAACAGCTGTAAAAATAGCAAGTTCTTCAGATATCGATACGAAAATGCATTTTAGGCCTGTTTATAGTGCTATAAACCAAGAAATTATTAGAGATTGTAAACTTTCTCAATTAGGATATGGATTGGTATTAATGAATGCAAACCCGAATGTATCCACTGTAGGTAATTTTCAAGTAAATATTTTAGGTGAATTTCTTAAGACAAGAAGTTATTCTATTTAAGAAATTAAAACACATTGAAACTATACCATAATGAACTTCTAGTTCATTATGGTATAGTTCTCAAACTAAAATCTGCTTATTAAATGGGTACATAAAAGCACATAGTTTCAGCTCAATTTTAGCTCAATAAGAGCTAAGCTATGGGGTCCTGTGAAAACGATTTAAACTCTACTTTAAAAAATCTGAATTTTTATAAGTAGGGTTTGGATATTTATAAAACCCTTCTCCAGTAGAAACTCCTAATTTATTTTTATCTATAAAATTTTCTTTTAAGTACTTTACTGTTTTTATTTTTAATTCATCTTTGGTATTCTCTGCTGCTGTTTTATTAATATTATAGACGGTTGTAATACCTACAACATCTAGTATCGCAAAAGGACCTAAAGGTGCTCCGGTTGCTTTCATCCATGTTTTATCTATAATTTCTGGGGTTGCAACTTCACTTATCAATAAGTTCGTTGCCGCACTTAATAAAGGCACCAATAAAGAGTTTAGAATGTAACCTGGTTGTTCTTTATTTAATGGTAAAGCCAACATACCAATGGCTTTGGCAAACGCAACTACATCTTTAAAAACTTTGGGGTCAGTTGTGGCATGTCCCATTATTTCTGCAGTATTGTGAATCCATATCGTATTTGCAAAATGCAATGCTAAAAATTTTGAAGGTCTACCTGTTGCGTCTGCAAACTGACTTGGTAAAAGTGTTGAAGAATTGGTTACAAAAACAGTTTTTTCAGAAGCTACTTTTGCCAGCTTATTGTAAAAATCTATTTTTATTTTTGGGTTTTCTGGTACGGCTTCAATTAGCAAATCGGCATCTTTAACAGCGTCCGCTAAATCTGAAGTATACCTTAAGTTTTCAAATGTTTTATCTAATTCTTGCTCTGTTGCATTTAAATCCTTTTTAAATGCTTCGCACATACTTTTAAATTTTGATTTTGCTTTTTCCAAAACGGTATCATTAATATCATAAACGGTTACGTTAAATCCATGAAATGCAGTTTGAAACGCAATCTGATATCCTAAAACACCGCTTCCGGCTATAGTTATGTTCTTGTAGTTCATTTTTATCGTTTTAAATTATTCCTAAATTTTAATAATATCTGTAGGGGTTTCAACTAAAATAGTTCTATCACCTCGCAAAGCAATGGGTTGTTTCATAATTTCTGGATTTTTTTGAATCATTTTTACCCAATCGTTGGTTGAGAAATTATGATGCTCAAAATGTGATTTGTATTCAGGGTGTTCTTGGTTTATAAGATCAGCAACTTTTAGATGTAATCTATCTGCAAGTTCTACAATTTGAG from Polaribacter sp. ALD11 includes the following:
- a CDS encoding SHOCT domain-containing protein; protein product: MMNYDNYQFVGMHFFWWIMWIIVLFWIFATPYKIPGERAKKDTPLDILKKRFASGEINKEEFQEKKKIIEN
- a CDS encoding peroxiredoxin; the protein is MEATQETEQITSLPRIGDAAPQFKAVTTQGAINFPEDYIGKWVILFSHPADFTPVCTSEFITFAHLESKFNKANCQLVGLSIDGLYSHIAWLRTIKDKIEFNGMKNVEVKFPLIEDITMEVAKKYGMIQPGESKTQAVRAVFFIDPNSIVRALIYYPLSLGRNFDEIYRALIAMQTADAFNVATPADWNPGDDVIVSPAGTCGVAEERMTSKDELECKDWFFCTKKLGKEEVLKAILKK
- a CDS encoding PAS domain-containing sensor histidine kinase, with product MSNQLQDTDLFQSIFHSSVEGILVVDAEGVIIKANPASEQLFGYKIGELIEKKVESLIPEKFKKNHKSHREGYIIKPKARRMGQDLELWGLKKDGSQFQLEISLSPATVKEEHVVIAFIIDVTELKKTEKNLTISQAQLKSYSEELEEKVTSRTNELTTTVQKLVASNLNLEDQMQETKEAEKNAAASKSLSSAIAKSFPNGFIIVFNASLEMLLIEGEAIIQLGLNKMYFENANVNDISIFSEKQKNKLKKDILKTIAGEHLRFEIVYKNKYFSVNTIPLLDDDTIISSALFVYSNITEQKKIERDAKNALKKEQELNELKSRFVSMASHEFRTPLSAIQTSAILIGKQNEAGKEQKREKYVTQIKNNVKHLVVILNDFLSLSKLEEGKVIVNKELFDFVALSKTFIEEVSMTKKIGKNLIFSSPDHPVFLNLDPKLVRHILMNLVSNAIKYSPKNTYIIIKIEENNHSVFLEVKDEGIGIPAEEQDKLFDRFFRAKNAYNIEGTGLGLNIVKQYVELMNGTIDFKSKINTGTTFLLKLPKTIK
- a CDS encoding response regulator — protein: MTKILLIEDNQDVRENTAEILELANYEVCTAENGKKGVSMAKLTKPDIIICDIMMPELNGYDVLLHLNKDKTTASTPFIFLTAKTERIDVRKGMNLGADDYLTKPFEERDLLEAVASRLKKHNFLKKEFSRNIEGINQFFDEVAAHEGMESLSQNRSTVSFNKKAVIFMEGNAANTLYFIQKGAIKTSKTTESGKSLVTGLFGPGQFVGQLSLLTNKGIYRDTATVIEQAEVFEIPKADFTTLLFGDKLISNKFITMISNDLIELQEQLVNMAFSTVKQRLAKVLLNLSKNEILNNSKNKGINISREDLASLIGTATETAIRMLTDFKEEKLITIGSQREIMIEDISNLEDIALFG
- a CDS encoding RNA polymerase sigma factor; translated protein: METQTIHYKIRKELRVSIKQKLPNLIKYKQEDNEAAFYDLLLEILPDLRQYVNKRVLAAIQKGHFPRNKYDPNDFIDELFIETYDHIENFSNADEFYMWLYKKANELLEDVIIEEEFDELFFKNIDDYSKPEWDAMQENYSTDGGGDILMIDELDDISYYHNDYTLNHVFVENKEKALIEKIDKDLNTKEIQNHIAMVLHNLPLAMRTVFELHTNQHLDLKEIAHIRNTSLKEVEQLLKDAKKALQVSFFNRYSVN
- a CDS encoding DnaJ domain-containing protein, whose product is MDYKGYYKILEVSKNATVKNIKKAYRKLAAKHHPDKNPDNKDAEENSKKLMRQMVF
- a CDS encoding DnaJ C-terminal domain-containing protein, with protein sequence MQKYDALGTNWEAYQHTGDDWPDYANRSKQNERPSQGNPSAFYGQQLKIKGKGQPSVKGGNRGNLFIILKVQQDSRFQRNGDHLRYVATVDLYTAILGGKIEVPTLTGTVKVTVPKESETGKTLRLKGKGMPIYSKPLQFGDLLVKLNVELPKQLTKEEEIFKKSQNLRETQTVNPN
- a CDS encoding heavy metal-associated domain-containing protein, which codes for MSLINENVIPGNHGKVFSTNAKSIHDLEKIRAKILELKGVKNVLLDLEVFPREFTIHTSKLITINEIEEKVLATGFHAIQKNAFEL
- a CDS encoding 3-hydroxyacyl-CoA dehydrogenase, which translates into the protein MNYKNITIAGSGVLGYQIAFQTAFHGFNVTVYDINDTVLEKAKSKFKSMCEAFKKDLNATEQELDKTFENLRYTSDLADAVKDADLLIEAVPENPKIKIDFYNKLAKVASEKTVFVTNSSTLLPSQFADATGRPSKFLALHFANTIWIHNTAEIMGHATTDPKVFKDVVAFAKAIGMLALPLNKEQPGYILNSLLVPLLSAATNLLISEVATPEIIDKTWMKATGAPLGPFAILDVVGITTVYNINKTAAENTKDELKIKTVKYLKENFIDKNKLGVSTGEGFYKYPNPTYKNSDFLK
- a CDS encoding arsenate reductase family protein, coding for MHKKNMGEIATSNRQITLFYSSKSVRAKQTLAYVKAEGLPILEIDILRAKLTGTQIVELADRLHLKVADLINQEHPEYKSHFEHHNFSTNDWVKMIQKNPEIMKQPIALRGDRTILVETPTDIIKI